From Salinirubellus salinus, the proteins below share one genomic window:
- a CDS encoding Vms1/Ankzf1 family peptidyl-tRNA hydrolase has protein sequence MLDRLLGREPLKERIADLEEDLHHTERELEAERDRRKAAVTDRQRADERVNRLEDRVAELEDRVTDADEGADLSFRHEESLRGGRLDAVLGRLESVESDPEGLLSAYVDGEVPDHVVETLGDRTPLVRRAEPCLVYADDAGLLAVALDPPVAPEPFLDWADTFRVERSWFEPRGRHAVGLVRADLFALGVYEDGERVSFEGFTSDVMGEHSKGGFSQARFERIRDGQIDDHLDRCREALAAVDAPRYLTGERVVLTEFTDLAAVTRPVDATGKPEPALEDAVHEFWTARLAGL, from the coding sequence ATGCTGGACCGCCTGCTCGGTCGGGAGCCACTCAAGGAGCGAATCGCGGACCTCGAGGAGGACCTCCACCACACCGAGCGCGAGCTGGAGGCGGAACGCGACCGACGGAAGGCGGCCGTCACCGACCGACAGCGGGCCGACGAACGGGTGAACCGACTGGAGGACCGGGTGGCGGAGCTGGAGGACCGGGTGACCGACGCCGACGAGGGGGCCGACCTCTCGTTCCGGCACGAGGAGTCGCTCCGCGGTGGCCGGCTCGACGCCGTCCTCGGCCGGCTCGAGTCCGTCGAGAGTGACCCTGAGGGCCTCCTCAGCGCCTACGTCGACGGTGAGGTTCCCGACCACGTCGTCGAGACGCTCGGCGACCGGACGCCACTCGTCAGGCGAGCCGAACCGTGTCTCGTCTACGCGGACGACGCCGGCCTGCTGGCCGTGGCGCTCGACCCACCCGTCGCCCCCGAGCCGTTCCTCGACTGGGCCGACACGTTCCGGGTCGAACGGTCGTGGTTCGAGCCGCGCGGTCGGCACGCCGTCGGCCTCGTCCGTGCCGACCTGTTCGCCCTCGGGGTGTACGAGGACGGCGAGCGTGTCTCGTTCGAGGGATTCACCTCGGACGTGATGGGCGAGCACTCGAAGGGGGGCTTCTCGCAGGCCCGGTTCGAGCGCATCCGCGACGGGCAGATCGACGACCACCTCGACCGGTGTCGTGAAGCGCTCGCGGCGGTCGACGCACCGCGCTATCTCACCGGCGAGCGAGTCGTCCTCACGGAGTTCACCGACCTCGCGGCCGTCACGCGCCCCGTCGACGCCACGGGGAAGCCCGAACCCGCGCTCGAGGACGCCGTCCACGAGTTCTGGACAGCACGGCTGGCCGGGCTGTAG
- a CDS encoding FAD-dependent oxidoreductase yields MNDVTDATDAFDTTVCIVGAGVSGLTCGTFTARAGLETLLVDGGESILRRNAHLENVPGFPAGVNARTFLDGSREAAADAGCRFVEGRAVATTEHEEGFTLELDDGRTVETRFLVAASWADAAYLPDAVETDQRGSKTYVTADEYGRTSLEGVFAAGRLAGKPHQTVVAAGHGAEVGLSVVEASEVPFYHDWVVPEGYFTDRDRPEPPGCEEIPAEEWSERERVARERMRALLAEPHPDDPTPHPSLAASDGTDER; encoded by the coding sequence ATGAACGACGTGACCGACGCGACGGACGCGTTCGACACCACGGTCTGTATCGTCGGAGCGGGGGTCTCCGGCCTCACCTGCGGGACGTTCACGGCTCGCGCGGGGCTAGAGACGCTCCTCGTCGACGGCGGGGAGTCCATCCTCCGGCGGAACGCCCACCTCGAGAACGTCCCCGGCTTCCCCGCCGGGGTGAACGCGCGGACGTTCCTCGACGGGAGCCGCGAGGCGGCTGCGGACGCTGGCTGTCGGTTCGTGGAAGGGCGAGCCGTCGCCACCACCGAGCACGAGGAGGGGTTCACGCTCGAACTGGACGACGGCCGCACGGTCGAGACCCGATTCCTCGTCGCGGCCTCGTGGGCCGACGCCGCCTATCTCCCCGACGCCGTGGAGACGGACCAGCGGGGGAGCAAGACGTACGTCACCGCCGACGAGTACGGCCGAACGTCCCTCGAGGGTGTCTTCGCCGCTGGACGACTGGCCGGCAAGCCCCACCAGACCGTCGTGGCGGCCGGCCACGGCGCGGAGGTGGGCCTCTCCGTCGTCGAGGCGAGCGAGGTGCCGTTCTACCACGACTGGGTCGTGCCCGAGGGGTACTTCACCGACCGCGACCGCCCGGAGCCGCCGGGCTGTGAGGAGATTCCCGCCGAGGAGTGGTCCGAGCGCGAGCGCGTGGCCCGCGAGCGGATGCGTGCCTTGCTCGCGGAACCACACCCGGACGACCCGACGCCACACCCGTCGCTGGCGGCGTCGGACGGGACCGACGAGCGGTAG
- a CDS encoding replication factor C large subunit produces the protein MTDWTETYRPTTLSDLRGNDKARESLHSWARSWGDHREAAVIHGSPGVGKTSAAHALANDMGWDVMELNASDSRTRDQIEKVAGGAAMNRSLTGTGRQLVILDEADNLHQHKDRGGARAMTDLVKSANQPIVLIANDYYDMSRGLRNACREIEFRDVSARSILPALRDICRREGVQYDDEALERIAERNSGDLRGAINDLQAVAEGRDHLTVADISTGSRDRSVGIFEFLDGVLKEEGAQEALQLAYDAEENPEDLLQWVEDKVPMVYEGQELADAYEFISNADRWQGRVRATQNYSYWRYISDNVAAGVASVRRSTRGGWTRYGGYPYRSSRDATRDHVAQQIAEAEGVSIATARREYLPFLASMVEYCKPRELAVAIAARYELDAEHLAYVSGSGKDTNKVQEIIEDAERLREEQAVEHSGGAFAPGERELDDDAVEVEITDDGGEADADAEDDGQATLFDSDDGAADDDAVAANDAEDSEEDDQQSGLSDFM, from the coding sequence ATGACCGACTGGACGGAGACGTACCGTCCGACCACGCTGTCGGACCTCCGGGGCAACGACAAGGCCCGCGAGAGCCTCCACTCGTGGGCCCGCTCGTGGGGCGACCACCGCGAGGCCGCCGTCATCCACGGCTCGCCGGGGGTCGGCAAGACGAGTGCGGCCCACGCGCTTGCCAACGACATGGGGTGGGACGTGATGGAACTGAACGCCAGCGACTCGCGGACCCGCGACCAGATCGAGAAGGTCGCCGGTGGCGCCGCGATGAACCGCTCGCTGACGGGCACGGGTCGACAGCTCGTGATACTGGACGAGGCGGACAACCTCCACCAGCACAAGGACCGCGGCGGCGCCCGCGCGATGACGGACCTCGTGAAGTCGGCGAACCAGCCCATCGTCCTCATCGCCAACGACTACTACGACATGAGCCGGGGGCTGCGGAACGCCTGCCGCGAGATCGAGTTCCGGGACGTCTCGGCCCGCTCCATCCTCCCCGCCCTGCGAGACATCTGCCGGCGCGAGGGGGTGCAGTACGACGACGAGGCGCTCGAGCGTATCGCCGAACGCAACTCGGGCGACCTGCGCGGCGCCATCAACGACCTGCAGGCGGTCGCGGAGGGCCGGGACCACCTCACCGTCGCGGACATCTCCACCGGGAGCCGCGACCGGTCGGTCGGCATCTTCGAGTTCCTCGACGGCGTGTTGAAAGAGGAGGGCGCGCAGGAAGCGCTCCAGTTGGCGTACGACGCCGAGGAGAACCCCGAGGACCTCCTGCAGTGGGTCGAGGACAAGGTGCCGATGGTGTACGAGGGCCAGGAACTCGCCGACGCGTACGAGTTCATCTCGAACGCCGACCGCTGGCAGGGTCGCGTCCGGGCGACGCAGAACTACTCCTACTGGCGCTACATCTCCGACAACGTCGCCGCGGGCGTCGCCAGCGTCCGGCGCTCCACGCGCGGCGGGTGGACCCGCTACGGCGGGTACCCCTACCGCTCCTCGCGCGACGCGACCCGCGACCACGTCGCCCAGCAGATCGCCGAGGCCGAGGGCGTCAGCATCGCCACGGCTCGCCGCGAGTACCTCCCGTTCCTCGCCTCGATGGTCGAGTACTGCAAGCCCCGCGAACTCGCCGTCGCCATCGCCGCCCGCTACGAACTCGACGCCGAGCACCTCGCGTACGTCTCCGGGTCCGGCAAGGACACGAACAAGGTTCAGGAGATAATCGAGGACGCCGAACGCCTCCGCGAGGAGCAGGCCGTCGAGCACTCCGGCGGCGCGTTCGCCCCGGGCGAGCGTGAACTCGACGACGACGCCGTCGAGGTGGAGATAACGGACGACGGTGGGGAGGCGGACGCGGACGCCGAGGACGACGGACAGGCGACGCTGTTCGACTCGGACGATGGGGCGGCCGACGACGACGCGGTGGCAGCCAACGACGCGGAGGACTCAGAGGAGGACGACCAGCAGTCGGGGCTCTCGGACTTCATGTGA
- a CDS encoding metal-dependent hydrolase, with protein MPPTLVHAALGAMLGAALLEDAYSRRALGVVALAAALPDLDAPLSLLVPGLHGAALHTLLLPLGLAALLYWDARRARPWLIARFGPTALHVAAVALLAWAVAGTGLDLLNLAAANPVWPLDSMFYSVTGKLEYTTAQGVVQTFYNYSPQGMYTHYVGQRGAPPKFCNPNAWNPTCTATPPAGVERILPAIQGGWQVLLLGAGVVVVVARDRLARRALDTDGVDR; from the coding sequence ATGCCACCGACGCTGGTCCACGCGGCGCTCGGGGCGATGCTCGGCGCGGCGCTCCTCGAGGACGCGTACAGCCGCCGAGCGCTCGGTGTCGTCGCCCTCGCCGCCGCCCTCCCGGACCTCGACGCCCCACTCTCCCTCCTCGTCCCCGGGCTGCACGGCGCGGCGCTCCACACTCTCTTGCTCCCGCTGGGGCTCGCAGCGCTGCTCTACTGGGACGCCCGGCGCGCCCGGCCGTGGCTGATCGCACGGTTCGGCCCGACCGCGCTCCACGTCGCCGCCGTCGCGCTGCTCGCGTGGGCCGTCGCCGGCACCGGCCTCGACCTGCTCAACCTCGCCGCGGCCAACCCCGTCTGGCCGCTCGACTCGATGTTCTACTCCGTGACCGGGAAACTGGAGTACACGACGGCGCAGGGCGTCGTCCAGACGTTCTACAACTACTCCCCGCAGGGGATGTACACGCACTACGTCGGACAGCGTGGCGCTCCCCCGAAGTTCTGCAACCCGAACGCGTGGAATCCGACGTGCACGGCGACGCCACCGGCGGGCGTCGAACGCATCCTCCCCGCCATCCAGGGTGGCTGGCAGGTGCTGCTGCTCGGAGCGGGCGTGGTCGTCGTCGTCGCCCGTGACCGTCTCGCCCGGCGTGCGCTCGACACGGACGGGGTGGACCGCTGA
- a CDS encoding dipeptide epimerase → MRLETDVERVRLETAEPFGISRGTTTGTQNVVVRIGDGEHVGLGAAAPSTRYGETAATVETVLPDLLAVVEDVADPHAIDAVHAGMDRVVRRNPAAKAAVDVALHDLAAKRVGLPLYRHLGLGTDGVTSSYTVSLADAETMADRARAATDAGYEVLKVKLGAGDGADRDRFDAVRAAAPGATVRVDANEAWTPKQAVRNAAWLADGDVEFLEQPVPASDPEGLRQVYEHAPLPVAVDESCEVASDVPQVADRADVVVVKLMKCGGVRPALEAIHAARAHGLEVMLGCMLETNAAIAAGAHLVPLLDYADLDGSLLLASDPYDGVPMPNGTLEPTTFDRPGTGARPATNGDG, encoded by the coding sequence ATGAGGCTCGAGACCGACGTCGAGCGTGTGCGGCTCGAGACCGCCGAACCGTTCGGCATCTCACGCGGCACGACCACGGGGACGCAGAACGTCGTCGTCCGCATCGGGGACGGCGAGCACGTCGGACTCGGGGCGGCCGCGCCCTCGACGCGCTACGGCGAGACGGCGGCGACGGTGGAGACGGTCCTGCCCGACCTCCTCGCCGTCGTGGAGGACGTGGCCGACCCGCACGCTATCGACGCGGTCCACGCGGGCATGGACCGGGTCGTCCGTCGCAACCCCGCGGCGAAGGCAGCCGTCGACGTCGCGCTCCACGACCTCGCGGCCAAGCGCGTCGGCCTCCCGCTCTACCGCCACCTCGGACTCGGGACCGACGGGGTGACCTCCTCGTACACCGTCTCGCTGGCCGACGCGGAGACGATGGCCGACCGGGCGCGCGCGGCCACCGACGCCGGTTACGAGGTGCTGAAGGTGAAACTCGGCGCGGGAGACGGCGCCGACCGGGACCGGTTCGACGCCGTCCGGGCCGCCGCCCCTGGGGCGACCGTCCGCGTCGACGCCAACGAGGCGTGGACCCCCAAGCAGGCCGTCCGGAACGCCGCGTGGCTGGCCGACGGCGACGTGGAGTTCCTCGAACAGCCGGTGCCCGCGTCGGACCCGGAGGGGCTGCGGCAGGTCTACGAGCACGCGCCGCTCCCCGTCGCCGTCGACGAGTCCTGTGAGGTGGCGAGCGACGTGCCGCAGGTCGCCGACCGGGCGGACGTGGTCGTGGTGAAACTGATGAAGTGCGGCGGTGTCAGACCCGCTCTGGAGGCCATCCACGCGGCCCGCGCCCACGGCCTCGAGGTGATGCTCGGCTGTATGCTGGAGACGAACGCTGCCATCGCCGCCGGTGCACACCTCGTCCCGCTGCTCGACTACGCCGACCTCGACGGCTCACTGCTCCTCGCGAGCGACCCGTACGACGGCGTGCCGATGCCGAACGGGACCCTCGAACCGACCACCTTCGACCGGCCGGGGACCGGCGCGCGCCCGGCGACGAACGGTGACGGCTAA
- a CDS encoding metal-dependent hydrolase — translation MPSSVVHVGFALLLAAGLLGSAYDRRALAVVAGAVVFADLDVFTSLVVEGSHRAMFHTLLVPLFVGTYLYADTHWRESSLVRARVGDRGVRVAWVAIAAFCLSAVGLDLFTAAGVNPFYPLFDQFYAFNGQVTWSSVDGLTQTFVQVGQQSPDSTAGGGAGRTTVDVGQKGTSQEYRVGSGIDPSRGPEPANVERVFPVVYNGWQTFLTLTGLLVTTVKLRGLPAWTAARTGRGQGEVPSTEPSETGDVEATDD, via the coding sequence ATGCCATCGAGCGTCGTCCACGTGGGGTTCGCGCTCCTCCTCGCCGCGGGCCTGCTGGGGTCGGCCTACGACCGGCGGGCACTCGCTGTCGTCGCCGGCGCCGTGGTGTTCGCCGACCTCGACGTGTTCACCTCGCTCGTCGTGGAGGGCTCACACCGCGCGATGTTCCACACGCTGCTCGTCCCCCTGTTCGTCGGGACGTACCTCTACGCCGACACCCACTGGCGGGAGTCGTCACTCGTCCGGGCGCGCGTCGGGGACCGCGGCGTACGGGTCGCGTGGGTCGCCATCGCCGCCTTCTGCCTGTCGGCCGTCGGTCTCGACCTGTTCACGGCGGCTGGAGTCAACCCGTTCTACCCCCTGTTCGACCAGTTCTACGCGTTCAACGGTCAGGTGACGTGGTCGTCCGTGGACGGACTGACGCAGACGTTCGTGCAGGTGGGCCAGCAGTCGCCCGACTCCACGGCGGGTGGCGGGGCCGGGAGAACGACGGTGGACGTGGGACAGAAGGGGACCTCGCAGGAGTACCGCGTCGGGAGCGGCATCGACCCGTCGCGTGGCCCCGAACCCGCGAACGTCGAACGGGTGTTTCCCGTCGTCTACAACGGCTGGCAGACGTTCCTCACGCTGACGGGGCTCCTCGTGACGACCGTGAAACTCCGTGGCCTCCCGGCGTGGACGGCCGCGCGGACAGGCCGTGGGCAGGGCGAGGTTCCAAGTACCGAGCCGTCCGAGACGGGTGACGTGGAGGCCACCGATGACTGA
- a CDS encoding GNAT family N-acetyltransferase: MSLFPAELETDRLHLRALTGETLDPLDLYEHVREGAPSIDRVTEFLTWDPHRHPNETREFLDACAEQFATGEGVQYALYPRAGEDGAGEFAGLGGFGVDWDRSVATLGTWLRQPFWGRGYSGERAHALMGVAFERLDLECVAVTCAVGNENSYRAISEYVERAGGREEGVLRNHERYPDGPADVYRFTVTAEEREGEA; the protein is encoded by the coding sequence ATGTCGCTGTTCCCCGCCGAGCTCGAGACCGACCGCCTGCACCTCCGTGCGCTGACCGGGGAGACGCTGGACCCGCTCGACCTGTACGAACACGTCCGTGAGGGTGCCCCGAGCATCGACCGGGTGACCGAGTTCCTGACGTGGGACCCCCACCGCCACCCAAACGAGACCCGCGAGTTCCTCGACGCCTGTGCCGAGCAGTTCGCCACGGGCGAGGGTGTCCAGTACGCCCTCTACCCGCGGGCGGGTGAGGACGGTGCGGGCGAGTTCGCCGGTCTCGGGGGCTTCGGCGTCGACTGGGACCGCTCGGTGGCGACGCTCGGGACGTGGCTCCGGCAGCCGTTCTGGGGTCGCGGGTACTCCGGTGAACGCGCCCACGCGCTGATGGGGGTGGCGTTCGAACGGCTGGACCTCGAGTGCGTGGCCGTGACCTGTGCCGTGGGCAACGAGAACTCTTACCGGGCAATCTCGGAGTACGTGGAGCGAGCGGGCGGGCGCGAGGAGGGGGTCCTGCGGAACCACGAACGGTACCCCGACGGCCCGGCCGACGTCTATCGATTCACCGTCACCGCCGAGGAGCGGGAGGGAGAGGCGTGA
- a CDS encoding PaaI family thioesterase — translation MSDTDTDSDTEHFRRLERMFHDAPCNQAYEHVDLTVGRGEAELVLRAEESMHHPGGGVHGTYYFKLLDDAAFFAANSLVEDVFVLTTEFNLYLERPVSTGDMVAHGEVVNDNPRQLLAEAVVHDADGNEIARGTGSFSRSSVELDESIGYR, via the coding sequence GTGAGCGACACAGACACCGACAGCGACACAGAGCACTTCCGGCGACTCGAACGGATGTTCCACGACGCGCCCTGCAACCAGGCGTACGAGCACGTCGACCTGACCGTCGGCCGCGGGGAGGCGGAACTCGTCCTCCGGGCGGAGGAGTCGATGCACCACCCCGGCGGCGGCGTCCACGGGACGTACTACTTCAAACTCCTCGACGACGCCGCGTTCTTCGCGGCCAACTCGCTGGTCGAGGACGTGTTCGTCCTGACGACGGAGTTCAACCTCTACCTCGAACGGCCCGTCTCGACCGGCGACATGGTCGCACACGGCGAGGTGGTCAACGACAACCCCCGCCAACTGCTCGCGGAGGCCGTCGTCCACGACGCCGACGGGAACGAGATCGCACGCGGCACCGGGTCGTTCAGTCGGTCGTCGGTCGAACTCGACGAGTCCATCGGGTACCGCTGA
- a CDS encoding DUF6713 family protein: protein MTAVTQALFLTVVSFLFVHELDAVRQREWRFFVAPVPVSDELGYRLFTTLHVPLVVLILWYVASLPFQVGFDAFAIVHGLLHVGLREHPLLQFESRFSWVWILGGSSLGALHLLLVL from the coding sequence ATGACTGCCGTCACCCAGGCTCTGTTCCTGACCGTGGTCTCGTTCCTGTTCGTCCACGAACTCGACGCGGTCCGTCAGCGGGAGTGGCGGTTCTTCGTCGCCCCCGTGCCGGTGAGTGACGAACTCGGCTATCGACTGTTCACCACGCTCCACGTCCCGCTGGTCGTCCTCATCCTGTGGTACGTGGCGTCGCTCCCGTTCCAGGTCGGCTTCGACGCGTTCGCCATCGTCCACGGGCTGTTACACGTCGGGCTCCGTGAACACCCCCTGCTCCAGTTCGAGAGTCGGTTCTCGTGGGTCTGGATCCTCGGTGGCTCGTCGCTCGGGGCACTCCACCTCCTCCTCGTGCTGTGA
- a CDS encoding DUF1611 domain-containing protein: MTETTDRRRVLVLAHEGFPDRAKTAVGLLRYGPHEVVGVLDREIAESSPDARVSDYLDDVPDAPILGRADEADAFDTLVVGVAPIGGGFDRSWRPDVRRAIESGADVWAGLHYLLNEDEEFARLAAEHDVDLWDVREPPADLTVSDGEAGDVDATVVLTVGSDCSTGKMTTTMELYEAARDRGWDAGFVPTGQTGVMVAGDGIVVDRTISDFTAGATERGVLAAADHDYVFVEGQGAITHPAYSGVTCGILHGAMPDAMVLCHEAGREAVHGYESFPLAAPETLVSLYEDLARPVHEGRVVAGALNTHHLDEAAAHDAVEGFADSAGVPTTDPVRFGVGEVLDAL; encoded by the coding sequence ATGACCGAGACCACCGACCGGCGGCGCGTCCTCGTCCTCGCCCACGAGGGGTTCCCGGACCGGGCGAAGACGGCCGTCGGTCTGCTGCGCTACGGCCCGCACGAGGTGGTCGGGGTCCTCGACCGCGAGATCGCCGAGTCGAGCCCCGACGCCCGCGTGAGCGACTACCTCGACGACGTGCCCGACGCCCCCATCCTCGGCCGGGCGGACGAGGCCGACGCGTTCGACACGCTCGTCGTCGGCGTCGCCCCGATCGGCGGCGGATTCGACCGCTCGTGGCGTCCGGACGTCCGGCGGGCCATCGAGTCCGGCGCGGACGTGTGGGCCGGCCTCCACTACCTCCTGAACGAGGACGAGGAGTTCGCACGGCTCGCGGCGGAACACGACGTCGACCTCTGGGACGTGCGCGAGCCACCGGCCGACCTGACCGTCTCGGACGGGGAAGCCGGCGACGTGGACGCGACCGTCGTCCTGACCGTGGGGTCGGACTGCTCGACGGGGAAGATGACGACGACGATGGAGCTCTACGAGGCGGCCCGCGACCGCGGCTGGGACGCCGGGTTCGTCCCCACCGGCCAGACCGGCGTGATGGTCGCCGGCGACGGAATCGTCGTCGACCGCACGATATCGGACTTCACCGCCGGCGCCACCGAACGCGGCGTCCTCGCTGCGGCCGACCACGACTACGTCTTCGTGGAGGGGCAGGGCGCCATCACGCACCCGGCGTACTCCGGCGTGACGTGTGGCATCCTCCACGGTGCGATGCCGGACGCGATGGTGCTCTGTCACGAGGCCGGCCGTGAGGCCGTCCATGGCTACGAGTCGTTCCCGCTCGCGGCTCCGGAGACGCTCGTCTCGCTCTACGAGGACCTCGCCAGACCCGTCCACGAGGGCCGAGTCGTCGCGGGAGCGTTGAACACTCACCACCTCGACGAGGCGGCGGCCCACGACGCCGTCGAGGGCTTCGCCGACTCCGCGGGCGTCCCGACCACGGACCCGGTGCGGTTCGGCGTCGGGGAGGTGCTCGACGCACTATGA
- the coaBC gene encoding bifunctional phosphopantothenoylcysteine decarboxylase/phosphopantothenate--cysteine ligase CoaBC, producing MLEGVNVALGVSGSIAAVKTVELAHELRRQGAEVRAVMTGAAQGIVHPWSLEFATENDVVTEITGRVEHVELCGREGWADVLLLAPATANTAGKIAGAVDDTPVTTCATVAIGAGMPVVVAPAMHEPMYDHPGVLDALDTLESWGVSMVDPRIEEGKAKIATEADIVREVARAATPDTLAGRRVVVTSGGTSEPIDPVRVIANRASGRTGRAVAAACYVAGAEVVLVHDGPEMPYATTEQVETAAEMLAAVEDHAPDAHALVSAAAVSDYTVEASDEKVRSGRDLTLDLQPTPKLVDTVREAHPDLAIVGFKAETSGDDEAMVQHARDLLERVGMAFVVANDASVMGRDDTRVLVVREAELREFEGSKTALGTLVAAELASELGGE from the coding sequence ATGCTAGAGGGCGTCAACGTCGCACTCGGGGTCAGTGGCTCCATCGCCGCCGTGAAGACGGTGGAGTTGGCCCACGAACTCAGACGACAGGGGGCCGAGGTCCGCGCCGTGATGACGGGGGCGGCGCAGGGTATCGTCCACCCGTGGTCACTGGAGTTCGCCACCGAGAACGACGTGGTCACAGAGATAACGGGGCGGGTCGAACACGTCGAACTCTGCGGGCGCGAGGGGTGGGCCGACGTGCTCCTCCTCGCTCCGGCGACGGCCAACACGGCCGGCAAGATAGCGGGCGCCGTGGACGACACCCCCGTCACCACCTGCGCGACGGTGGCCATCGGCGCCGGGATGCCCGTCGTGGTGGCGCCCGCGATGCACGAACCGATGTACGACCACCCCGGTGTCCTCGACGCGCTCGACACGCTGGAGTCGTGGGGCGTCTCGATGGTCGACCCGCGGATCGAGGAGGGGAAGGCGAAGATAGCCACGGAGGCCGATATCGTCCGCGAGGTGGCCCGCGCGGCGACGCCCGACACCCTCGCCGGCAGGCGCGTCGTCGTCACCTCCGGCGGGACGAGCGAACCCATCGACCCGGTCCGGGTCATCGCGAACCGCGCCTCGGGCCGGACGGGGCGGGCGGTGGCCGCTGCCTGCTACGTCGCCGGTGCGGAAGTCGTCCTCGTCCACGACGGCCCCGAGATGCCCTACGCGACAACGGAACAGGTGGAGACGGCCGCCGAGATGCTCGCGGCCGTGGAGGACCACGCACCCGACGCGCACGCCCTCGTCTCGGCCGCCGCCGTCTCGGACTACACCGTGGAGGCCAGCGACGAGAAGGTGCGTTCGGGACGAGACCTCACCCTCGACCTCCAGCCGACGCCGAAACTGGTCGACACGGTCCGGGAGGCCCACCCCGATCTCGCCATCGTCGGGTTCAAGGCTGAGACCAGTGGGGACGACGAGGCGATGGTCCAGCACGCACGCGACCTGCTCGAGCGCGTGGGGATGGCGTTCGTCGTCGCCAACGACGCGAGCGTGATGGGCCGGGACGACACCCGCGTCCTCGTCGTCCGCGAGGCCGAGCTCCGGGAGTTCGAGGGGTCGAAGACGGCGCTCGGGACGCTCGTCGCGGCGGAGCTGGCGAGCGAACTCGGCGGCGAGTGA
- a CDS encoding helix-turn-helix domain-containing protein, which translates to MAGEVTLSADPGATLRKWRTEFEVSQTDLAAELDVSPSVVSDYEAGRRTSPGIGVVRRLVEALLTIDERRGGHHVRQFGRVLSAGFDSDIVHDLREYPATIPLSRFYDAVDATEVAEGKATTVAGHTVIDSIEAITRLSSEEFYRLYGQSTNRALVFTRVTRGESPLVAMRVVTPTPSAVLLHGMTPESLWEHAPRLARADGFSLAVTDLDLEEMLERLRALP; encoded by the coding sequence ATGGCCGGAGAGGTCACCCTCTCCGCCGACCCCGGTGCCACGCTCCGCAAGTGGCGCACGGAGTTCGAGGTCTCCCAGACCGACCTCGCGGCCGAACTCGACGTCTCGCCCTCCGTCGTCTCGGACTACGAGGCCGGCCGACGGACCTCACCGGGTATCGGCGTCGTCCGCCGTCTCGTCGAGGCCCTGCTGACCATCGACGAGCGCCGTGGTGGCCACCACGTGCGGCAGTTCGGGCGCGTGCTCTCCGCGGGCTTCGACTCGGACATCGTCCACGACCTGCGGGAGTACCCGGCGACCATCCCGCTCTCGCGGTTCTACGACGCCGTCGACGCCACCGAGGTCGCCGAGGGGAAGGCGACGACGGTCGCCGGTCACACGGTCATCGACTCTATCGAGGCCATCACGCGCCTCTCCAGCGAGGAGTTCTACCGCCTCTACGGCCAGTCGACGAACCGGGCGCTCGTGTTCACTCGTGTCACGCGCGGCGAGTCGCCGCTGGTGGCGATGCGCGTCGTCACGCCCACGCCGAGTGCCGTCCTCCTCCACGGGATGACGCCGGAGTCGCTCTGGGAGCACGCCCCGCGCCTCGCGCGGGCCGACGGTTTCTCGCTCGCGGTGACGGACCTCGACCTGGAGGAGATGCTGGAGCGGTTGCGTGCGCTCCCCTGA
- a CDS encoding GNAT family N-acetyltransferase has product MTDSVVRAYDPKTDAEALWELKRRFERELGAGGGPEKSATYDAKLDADYRERYLAWVARCVADEECLFVAEARGDGAGLDGYVFMLPERLAMVWDAAVVNEVYVCASRRGSGLADALFERGLAHARQQSLPLDRVVLDVDRENSRARAFYARHGFEHWGEMVARDL; this is encoded by the coding sequence ATGACTGACAGTGTCGTGCGGGCGTACGACCCGAAGACGGACGCGGAGGCGCTCTGGGAGTTGAAACGCCGCTTCGAGCGTGAACTCGGGGCTGGAGGCGGGCCGGAGAAGTCCGCGACGTACGACGCGAAGCTCGACGCCGACTACCGCGAGCGCTACCTGGCGTGGGTGGCACGGTGCGTCGCCGACGAGGAGTGCCTGTTCGTGGCCGAGGCCCGCGGCGATGGGGCGGGACTCGACGGGTACGTGTTCATGCTCCCGGAACGGCTCGCGATGGTCTGGGACGCCGCCGTCGTCAACGAGGTGTACGTCTGTGCGAGTCGACGGGGGAGTGGCCTCGCAGATGCGCTCTTCGAGCGGGGGCTGGCCCACGCCCGCCAGCAGTCACTCCCGCTGGACCGGGTGGTGCTGGACGTGGACCGCGAGAACAGCCGTGCCCGCGCGTTCTACGCCAGACACGGCTTCGAACACTGGGGCGAGATGGTCGCCCGCGACCTATAG